One genomic segment of Vulpes vulpes isolate BD-2025 chromosome 2, VulVul3, whole genome shotgun sequence includes these proteins:
- the PTP4A2 gene encoding protein tyrosine phosphatase type IVA 2 has protein sequence MNRPAPVEISYENMRFLITHNPTNATLNKFTEELKKYGVTTLVRVCDATYDKAPVEKEGIHVLDWPFDDGAPPPNQIVDDWLNLLKTKFREEPGCCVAVHCVAGLGRAPVLVALALIECGMKYEDAVQFIRQKRRGAFNSKQLLYLEKYRPKMRLRVRDTNGHCCVQ, from the exons ATGAACCGTCCAGCCCCTGTGGAGATCTCCTATGAGAATATGCGTTTTCTGATAACTCACAACCCTACCAATGCTACCCTCAACAAGTTCACAGAG GAACTTAAGAAGTATGGAGTGACAACTTTGGTTCGAGTTTGTGATGCTACATATGATAAAGCTCCAGTTGAAAAAGAAGGAATCCACGTTCTA GATTGGCCATTTGATGATGGAGCACCACCCCCTAATCAGATAGTAGACGATTGGCTAAACTTGTTAAAGACCAAATTTCGTGAAGAGCCAGGTTGCTGTGTTGCAGTGCATTGTGTTGCAGGATTGGGAAG GGCACCTGTGCTGGTTGCACTTGCTTTGATTGAATGTGGAATGAAGTATGAAGACGCAGTTCAGTTTATAAGACA aaaaagaaggGGAGCATTCAATTCCAAACAGCTGCTTTACCTGGAGAAATACCGACCTAAGATGCGATTGCGCGTCAGAGACACCAATGGGCACTGCTGTGTTCAGTAG